In Onychostoma macrolepis isolate SWU-2019 chromosome 14, ASM1243209v1, whole genome shotgun sequence, a single window of DNA contains:
- the ube2d2 gene encoding ubiquitin-conjugating enzyme E2 D2 — translation MALKRIHKELHDLGRDPPAQCSAGPVGDDMFHWQATIMGPNDSPYQGGVFFLTIHFPTDYPFKPPKVAFTTRIYHPNINSNGSICLDILRSQWSPALTISKVLLSICSLLCDPNPDDPLVPEIARIYKTDREKYNRIAREWTQKYAM, via the exons ATGGCTCTGAAAAGAATCCACAAG GAGCTGCATGATTTGGGCCGTGACCCACCTGCTCAGTGTTCAGCGGGCCCAGTAGGGGATGACA tGTTTCATTGGCAGGCCACAATAATGGGACCG AATGACAGTCCTTACCAGGGCGGAGTGTTCTTCTTGACCATACACTTTCCCACAGATTACCCCTTCAAACCGCCAAAG GTTGCATTTACCACAAGAATCTATCACCCAAATATCAACAGCAATGGCAGCATTTGTCTGGATATTCTGAGGTCACAGTGGTCACCAGCACTTACCATCTCCAAAG TTCTCCTGTCCATCTGCTCCCTGCTGTGTGATCCCAATCCGGACGACCCCTTAGTACCTGAGATCGCCCGCATTTACAAGACTGACAGGGAAAA GTACAACAGAATAGCTCGGGAATGGACACAAAAGTATGCAATGTAG
- the zgc:110843 gene encoding CDGSH iron-sulfur domain-containing protein 1 isoform X1 has protein sequence MASQVPGLSALTKPGLIPGFKVSKDQLTTIVPVAVAAALSTYLLTRYFSSQSSPKSRVNMSVNKDSPKVVHSFDMEDIGNKAVYCRCWRSKKFPYCDGAHTKHNEETGDNVGPLIIKKKNP, from the exons ATGGCATCTCAAGTGCCAGGGCTTTCAGCTCTGACTAAACCAGGGTTAATACCGGGTTTTAAGGTTTCTAAAG ATCAGCTGACCACCATCGTTCCCGTTGCAGTGGCCGCAGCTCTGAGCACCTACCTGCTGACACGCTACTTCAGTTCACAGAGCAGCCCCAAGAGCAGGGTCAACATGTCAGTCAACAAAGACAGCCCCAAAGTAGTGCACAGCTTCGACATGGAGGACATCGGCAACAAGGCCGTCTACTGCCGCTGCTGGAGATCCAAGAAG TTTCCATACTGTGACGGCGCACACACCAAACACAACGAGGAAACTGGTGATAATGTTGGACCTCTGATCATTAAGAAGAAAAACCCCTAA
- the zgc:110843 gene encoding CDGSH iron-sulfur domain-containing protein 1 isoform X2, with translation MASQVPGLSALTKPGLIPGFKVSKVAAALSTYLLTRYFSSQSSPKSRVNMSVNKDSPKVVHSFDMEDIGNKAVYCRCWRSKKFPYCDGAHTKHNEETGDNVGPLIIKKKNP, from the exons ATGGCATCTCAAGTGCCAGGGCTTTCAGCTCTGACTAAACCAGGGTTAATACCGGGTTTTAAGGTTTCTAAAG TGGCCGCAGCTCTGAGCACCTACCTGCTGACACGCTACTTCAGTTCACAGAGCAGCCCCAAGAGCAGGGTCAACATGTCAGTCAACAAAGACAGCCCCAAAGTAGTGCACAGCTTCGACATGGAGGACATCGGCAACAAGGCCGTCTACTGCCGCTGCTGGAGATCCAAGAAG TTTCCATACTGTGACGGCGCACACACCAAACACAACGAGGAAACTGGTGATAATGTTGGACCTCTGATCATTAAGAAGAAAAACCCCTAA
- the cxxc5b gene encoding CXXC-type zinc finger protein 5 isoform X4 — MSASGGSMEGSRAVEDEEAQDSCCGDEDSSPVVERRNRSGIISAPLSKSLKRSRALSQYIATCSAAAVASVANANRLAQSSMVAAGVKAHTTASQHRSQVGYAKLDRGALVSGLLDSPSGLHLAQAAELLRRAGMLLPVSDPSNVSVGGDMETVSASDSLGSVMDFPLLGNSGVGGSFPYHPGLFIMTPAGVFLADGALSHVTGASEHQQTQSEISSAISANGKKKRKRCGLCPPCRRRINCEQCSSCRNRKTGHQICKFRKCEELKKKPAGGLEVR; from the exons ATGTCTGCCAGCGGAGGGTCCATGGAGGGAAGTCGAGCCGTTGAGGATGAGGAGGCGCAGGACAGCTGCTGCGGGGACGAAGACTCATCCCCGGTGGTGGAACGGAGAAACCGCAGCGGTATCATCAGCGCTCCGCTCAGCAAAAGCCTGAAGCGCTCGAGAGCTCTCTCACAGTACATCGCGACCTGTTCGGCCGCCGCTGTGGCCAGTGTCGCGAATGCTAACAGACTTGCCCAGAGCTCAATGGTGGCGGCGGGCGTCAAAGCTCACACTACCGCCAGCCAGCACAGGTCACAAGTGGGGTACGCCAAATTGGATCGGGGCGCATTAGTGTCCGGCCTTCTGGACTCTCCTAGCGGCCTGCATCTCGCCCAGGCCGCCGAGCTCCTGCGACGGGCGGGGATGCTGCTTCCTGTCAGCGACCCGTCCAATGTCAGTGTGGGCGGGGACATGGAGACGGTCTCAGCTTCTGATTCGCTGGGCAGTGTGATGGACTTCCCATTGCTTGGCAACAGCGGAGTGGGCGGGAGTTTTCCGTATCACCCGGGGCTGTTCATAATGACGCCGGCGGGAGTGTTCCTTGCCGACGGGGCGCTCTCTCACGTGACGGGCGCGTCGGAACACCAGCAGACGCAGAGCGAGATTTCATCGGCCATCAGTGCCAACGGGAAGAAAAAGCGGAAGAGATGCGGCCTGTGTCCACCTTGCCGGCGCAGGATTAACTGCGAACAGTGCAGCAGCTGCCGCAACCGCAAAACTGGCCATCAGATCTGCAAGTTCCGCAAGTGCGAAGAGCTCAAAAAGAAACCTGCTGGCGGGCTGGAGGTAAGATG A
- the cxxc5b gene encoding CXXC-type zinc finger protein 5 isoform X3, whose amino-acid sequence MSASGGSMEGSRAVEDEEAQDSCCGDEDSSPVVERRNRSGIISAPLSKSLKRSRALSQYIATCSAAAVASVANANRLAQSSMVAAGVKAHTTASQHRSQVGYAKLDRGALVSGLLDSPSGLHLAQAAELLRRAGMLLPVSDPSNVSVGGDMETVSASDSLGSVMDFPLLGNSGVGGSFPYHPGLFIMTPAGVFLADGALSHVTGASEHQQTQSEISSAISANGKKKRKRCGLCPPCRRRINCEQCSSCRNRKTGHQICKFRKCEELKKKPAGGLEVRW is encoded by the exons ATGTCTGCCAGCGGAGGGTCCATGGAGGGAAGTCGAGCCGTTGAGGATGAGGAGGCGCAGGACAGCTGCTGCGGGGACGAAGACTCATCCCCGGTGGTGGAACGGAGAAACCGCAGCGGTATCATCAGCGCTCCGCTCAGCAAAAGCCTGAAGCGCTCGAGAGCTCTCTCACAGTACATCGCGACCTGTTCGGCCGCCGCTGTGGCCAGTGTCGCGAATGCTAACAGACTTGCCCAGAGCTCAATGGTGGCGGCGGGCGTCAAAGCTCACACTACCGCCAGCCAGCACAGGTCACAAGTGGGGTACGCCAAATTGGATCGGGGCGCATTAGTGTCCGGCCTTCTGGACTCTCCTAGCGGCCTGCATCTCGCCCAGGCCGCCGAGCTCCTGCGACGGGCGGGGATGCTGCTTCCTGTCAGCGACCCGTCCAATGTCAGTGTGGGCGGGGACATGGAGACGGTCTCAGCTTCTGATTCGCTGGGCAGTGTGATGGACTTCCCATTGCTTGGCAACAGCGGAGTGGGCGGGAGTTTTCCGTATCACCCGGGGCTGTTCATAATGACGCCGGCGGGAGTGTTCCTTGCCGACGGGGCGCTCTCTCACGTGACGGGCGCGTCGGAACACCAGCAGACGCAGAGCGAGATTTCATCGGCCATCAGTGCCAACGGGAAGAAAAAGCGGAAGAGATGCGGCCTGTGTCCACCTTGCCGGCGCAGGATTAACTGCGAACAGTGCAGCAGCTGCCGCAACCGCAAAACTGGCCATCAGATCTGCAAGTTCCGCAAGTGCGAAGAGCTCAAAAAGAAACCTGCTGGCGGGCTGGAGGTAAGATG GTGA
- the cxxc5b gene encoding CXXC-type zinc finger protein 5 isoform X1 produces MSASGGSMEGSRAVEDEEAQDSCCGDEDSSPVVERRNRSGIISAPLSKSLKRSRALSQYIATCSAAAVASVANANRLAQSSMVAAGVKAHTTASQHRSQVGYAKLDRGALVSGLLDSPSGLHLAQAAELLRRAGMLLPVSDPSNVSVGGDMETVSASDSLGSVMDFPLLGNSGVGGSFPYHPGLFIMTPAGVFLADGALSHVTGASEHQQTQSEISSAISANGKKKRKRCGLCPPCRRRINCEQCSSCRNRKTGHQICKFRKCEELKKKPAGGLEKVMLPTGAPFRWFP; encoded by the exons ATGTCTGCCAGCGGAGGGTCCATGGAGGGAAGTCGAGCCGTTGAGGATGAGGAGGCGCAGGACAGCTGCTGCGGGGACGAAGACTCATCCCCGGTGGTGGAACGGAGAAACCGCAGCGGTATCATCAGCGCTCCGCTCAGCAAAAGCCTGAAGCGCTCGAGAGCTCTCTCACAGTACATCGCGACCTGTTCGGCCGCCGCTGTGGCCAGTGTCGCGAATGCTAACAGACTTGCCCAGAGCTCAATGGTGGCGGCGGGCGTCAAAGCTCACACTACCGCCAGCCAGCACAGGTCACAAGTGGGGTACGCCAAATTGGATCGGGGCGCATTAGTGTCCGGCCTTCTGGACTCTCCTAGCGGCCTGCATCTCGCCCAGGCCGCCGAGCTCCTGCGACGGGCGGGGATGCTGCTTCCTGTCAGCGACCCGTCCAATGTCAGTGTGGGCGGGGACATGGAGACGGTCTCAGCTTCTGATTCGCTGGGCAGTGTGATGGACTTCCCATTGCTTGGCAACAGCGGAGTGGGCGGGAGTTTTCCGTATCACCCGGGGCTGTTCATAATGACGCCGGCGGGAGTGTTCCTTGCCGACGGGGCGCTCTCTCACGTGACGGGCGCGTCGGAACACCAGCAGACGCAGAGCGAGATTTCATCGGCCATCAGTGCCAACGGGAAGAAAAAGCGGAAGAGATGCGGCCTGTGTCCACCTTGCCGGCGCAGGATTAACTGCGAACAGTGCAGCAGCTGCCGCAACCGCAAAACTGGCCATCAGATCTGCAAGTTCCGCAAGTGCGAAGAGCTCAAAAAGAAACCTGCTGGCGGGCTGGAG AAGGTGATGCTGCCAACCGGAGCTCCTTTCCGATGGTTTCCATAG
- the cxxc5b gene encoding CXXC-type zinc finger protein 5 isoform X2, whose product MSASGGSMEGSRAVEDEEAQDSCCGDEDSSPVVERRNRSGIISAPLSKSLKRSRALSQYIATCSAAAVASVANANRLAQSSMVAAGVKAHTTASQHRSQVGYAKLDRGALVSGLLDSPSGLHLAQAAELLRRAGMLLPVSDPSNVSVGGDMETVSASDSLGSVMDFPLLGNSGVGGSFPYHPGLFIMTPAGVFLADGALSHVTGASEHQQTQSEISSAISANGKKKRKRCGLCPPCRRRINCEQCSSCRNRKTGHQICKFRKCEELKKKPAGGLEVMLPTGAPFRWFP is encoded by the exons ATGTCTGCCAGCGGAGGGTCCATGGAGGGAAGTCGAGCCGTTGAGGATGAGGAGGCGCAGGACAGCTGCTGCGGGGACGAAGACTCATCCCCGGTGGTGGAACGGAGAAACCGCAGCGGTATCATCAGCGCTCCGCTCAGCAAAAGCCTGAAGCGCTCGAGAGCTCTCTCACAGTACATCGCGACCTGTTCGGCCGCCGCTGTGGCCAGTGTCGCGAATGCTAACAGACTTGCCCAGAGCTCAATGGTGGCGGCGGGCGTCAAAGCTCACACTACCGCCAGCCAGCACAGGTCACAAGTGGGGTACGCCAAATTGGATCGGGGCGCATTAGTGTCCGGCCTTCTGGACTCTCCTAGCGGCCTGCATCTCGCCCAGGCCGCCGAGCTCCTGCGACGGGCGGGGATGCTGCTTCCTGTCAGCGACCCGTCCAATGTCAGTGTGGGCGGGGACATGGAGACGGTCTCAGCTTCTGATTCGCTGGGCAGTGTGATGGACTTCCCATTGCTTGGCAACAGCGGAGTGGGCGGGAGTTTTCCGTATCACCCGGGGCTGTTCATAATGACGCCGGCGGGAGTGTTCCTTGCCGACGGGGCGCTCTCTCACGTGACGGGCGCGTCGGAACACCAGCAGACGCAGAGCGAGATTTCATCGGCCATCAGTGCCAACGGGAAGAAAAAGCGGAAGAGATGCGGCCTGTGTCCACCTTGCCGGCGCAGGATTAACTGCGAACAGTGCAGCAGCTGCCGCAACCGCAAAACTGGCCATCAGATCTGCAAGTTCCGCAAGTGCGAAGAGCTCAAAAAGAAACCTGCTGGCGGGCTGGAG GTGATGCTGCCAACCGGAGCTCCTTTCCGATGGTTTCCATAG